The genomic DNA GCTTGGCTTCACGAGCTGCCTGCAGGTTGAGGTTCCCCTCCCTGTTACGcagagggggaagaggaaagcTATCGAACCTGTGAGCCATCAGCCAAAAGCACGGCACAGGTGGGAAGATCCCTCAGCTGAGCATCCGTGGAGACGCCTTCCCACagggacagggcagagggtggacacagaccccactgggagctcgACTCCCCCAGCATGGGGATCCTGCTTCCCAGAGCAGCGGGTGTGAATCAGCAGGAGAGAGGCTGTGCATGGCCTCACCAGAGCAATACGGGTTCTAAGTGTAGGACCCAAGTATGATGGATCTGAGGACCCTTGTTACCTGTCACCTGCGGTGGAGGCAAATGAAATTACTGGCCTATCTATTGTCTTGAGATCATCCCAGGAAATTCAGCTTGTCTGAAGCCGGGGACTCTGGCCATGCTCTGCCGGTCTCTGGCCAGATGGGGATTCCTGCCTCACCCTGCTAGCCTCCAAAGGGTTTTGCTGCCAAGGTTTCAAACACAAGCAAGAGTGGAGCTTTGGGTGGGACGTTCTGAGCTTGACTTTGTGTAAGCGTCCAAAGGACATCTGCTCTCAGCAACCCTGGTGTAGATCTCGGGTAACTCACAGAAACCAGCAAATTTCCCTGGTGTGACGGCGACCCTCCAATCCAGTCCTGGGTGTGCAATCCTTGAACCAACAGATCTGCTGTTTCCCTGCATGAGCCTTTAAAGTAGGAGCCCCTGCTCGATCTTGTTAGCGTCGCTGTTCCTCCCTTTGTTATCACTGGAATGGAATCCTTGTTGTGTCTTTAACAGATTTCTGGCGATGACTTCTTTGCAGATGTTGCTGCAGACGTTCTGCTCTACGTCTCCCGAGATCTGAGCGACAGGGTAAGTCAGCACCTTCGCACGGGTGCGGGAATCACTTGCCTCATTGCTGCCATCACGTCCAGCGGCTCCTGTGCTTCGCCAGCGATCAAAGTCACTGGCACGAGGGCAACCCGCTCTGCTCCCGGTGCCCAGGCTCCTTCGTGCCTGTGTATCCCCACCTCTGCTGGCTGCAACAGACTGGTCTATGCCAGTTCTGTCTCCTTCTGTCTTGTTCCCTGCGGCGCTTCTCTctgcctgggacagagagaggtcTATGCCTGACTGTCACGGAGttcctgggcgatgctctggaactgctccccaccaagccaggcaggactttggggagcctcctctcccttggagcagacttgttcagggcaagaagctcacacgtcttcaccttctgggtctctccttggagcattcagcatcctctgcccctccatgcgcttcccacagcgagcctgccccagtggggtcctggggaagccaccgggtcctgcacccccactttgcagtcagacgtgactcttagccagccagtaaaacagaggtttattcaatgacaggaacagggtctaaaacagagcttgtaggtacagagacccggacccctcggctgggtccattctgggggtcagtgagccagacccccacgtctgcccccagccagctccagactaacaacccctcccagcccctcctctctgctcagcccctttcccgggccaggaggtcacctgatccctttgtctccaacactttcagctggcacctttgcagaggaggggcccaggccatcagttgctaggagacagagggtcaggcatttaggtgcactgtccctttgctctgccagatacttaagaactgccatggggacactgaggcaccaacacagtattcagagcaaacattaagaacattcctagttcgtcacactGACCTATCTAGGTATTTCCATGGTCCTCACGACTGTCCTACCTGAGCGCCTCACAATCAGTAATGgattttagcctcacaacaccctggtAGGGAGGGAAGTGCCATCCCCATTTTATGGAGGGGGAACAGAGGCACGAGGAGATTTAGGGATTTGCCCACGGTCAGACAAGAAGCTGAGAcatgaactgaacccagatctcttgcaTCCCCAGACCATACTGATATATCAGTAAGCTGCACCTGGAGTATCCCCTTCTGCCCTGTTCCCTGCAGCGCCTTCTGCTGGCTGGGGTGGAAATTTCTCTGTGTCCAAAGTAGACCCCTCTGCCCTGTTCACTGCAACGCCACCCGTTGGCCAGGGTGATCAGTTACAGAGGCTTGATTGTACATCGCTAACGCATGTGTGGTGAGGGGGTGGCAGCTCTTACCAGCCGGCGTGTTTGTGTTAATGgtgctgctgcttgtttcaggctggAGGATTCTACAGTGCAGAGGATGCAGACTCCTATCCGACAGCCAAGTCCAAAGAGAAGCGGGAGGGGGCGTTCTGCGTGTGGACGGCAGAGGAAATACGGCGCCTCCTTCCAGAGCCTGTGGAGGGGGCTTCAGAGAGGAAGACTCTGGCAGATGTGTTCATGCATCACTATGGGGTGAAGGAAGGTGGGAACGTGAGCCCAGCGAAGGTGAGCTGAGAGAGGGGGCCTAAGGCTATGGGGAGGGaaatggaggaggggaggggacacaggGGACACTGGCCTCTGAACTGTGCGGACAGGCATAGTGAAGCGAGAAGGATTCCAAAGTAACGGTATTGCAGGGGGATTCTGGGAAGGTGTATGGAGATATCGGCAGTTAGCCAGACTGGGAGGGGATGATACGTGGCAACTGGGGGTACTGGGAGAAAATGTCTCTAGCAGCTGAGGATACTGGGAAGACATCATGTGGAAATATTGGCTGTTAGTCACACTGATAGCTGTGGTTATTGGGAGGAATCCGCACTGGCGGCTGGGGatactggggggggggagtggtgctggctgctggggcctggggagggAGGTACTGCTAGCTAGGGGTCCCTGGAGAGAGCCACCCTGGGGGTAGGACACAGTCACCTACTTGAGTTTGTGATGGGAGGCCGTCCTGGCTGTTCCTCAGTGTGATAGGAAGTTTCCTGGAGAGCACGAGTGTAGGTCTGGCCAGTGGTGCAGCCTCATCTGGTCCATGAGGTGGGAGGTGTGATGCTGCTGGCTCCTCGTTTCAGGACCCgcacaaggagctgagggggCAGAACGTGCTGATTGTGCAGTATTCCCTGGAGCTGACGGCAGCCAGGTTCGGGCTGGGCCTGGAACAGCTCAAGATGATGCTGGCGAAGAGCAGAGAGCGTCTCTGCGAAGCCCGGGGTCACCGACCACGCCCACATCTGGACACCAAGATGCTGGCGTCCTGGAACGGTGAGAAGGGCTCAGGGGAATTGCTGGGCATGAAAGGTGCACACGACTCGCGGGGAGTCACGTGCAGCCAGTGCTGGGCTCGCGTCCCCAAATGCTCTGGCTACAGAAGCAGCCAAGAGGCCTTGTCTAAATCTCTGGAGAGTAACCATGGTCCAGGGCTGGATTACAGAATCTGAGGTCCTAGGCCCACCCCATGACAGGGGACCTCCCTTGCCCCCCACTGCACTGGGGCActgcccccaccacatggctccaCACTTCACTCGGTGGGCTTGGGCCagctcacacctctctgagctgttgtttcaggctggGTGCAGACTCAGGCAAGCGTCAGCCACACTTGGGTCACATggtcaagcttttctccacaaccccAAGGGCTAGGagcttactatttttttttaaatgaaagctgagatttggctgttatcacatgactccaggagcagggGCCTTGTGCTCTAACCCTGCGCTGCTATAGTCTCATCTGCCCAGGAGCGGGCAGCCCATCCAGATACTGAGATCAGCTGAGAGAGTGGTTTGAGGGAGGGCTCTTTGAATGAATTGTCCCAGACACCAGGAGGTGCTGCAAGAAATGAGACGGGGAGATACCCAGGGCGTAGAGCAGTCTCGGGCCCAGCCAGCGGGAGGCAGTGCAGAGCCTAGAGTCCCTTTTGGACCCCGAGTTCAGTGCCTTTAGGCCACGGTCATGGCTGAATTCCCTCCCTTGCTCACTGTTTGGGCTTGGCCTTCGGCTCTGCCTCTTGGCCTGCCAGTCCCTGCAGGGGATGGTCTGGGGACCTGCAGAGCCTTCCaatgtgggggtgggaggtatgTCAGGCTGCTGGGGCATCCTGGGCGCACACAGGTGAGGGGCGATTGCTCGAGGGGTCCCTGCCTTTGTTACTTCACAGCCGAGAGCCGACCCTGCCAAGACGTCGTGGGCTGGTAGCTCAGCAGCAAGGCGGCTCCATTCCAGGCAGGGCTACGTCCGGCCGGCCCTCTGCCCTTTGTTCTCTTTCCTCCCCTCTAGCCCCTAGCccgccttccccttccccagcctctggCATCCCCTCCCTGACTGTCCATGgcttcccctccacccacccctcaGACCCCTTCTCCTGCTGATGGTCCCTGCTGGGCTCTGCTCTCCGTCTGTTGGACTGTGACCTTTCTTCACCTCTGGGGCATCTCCAGCGCCCTGGGTCAAGCTGAGAGGCCCTCCTGGGAGCATGGGCAAGGTGCAGTCTCCCTCCTGGGAAGGCATCTGGCAGGACAGTGCCCCGCCTCTCCTGCAGGCCTGACGCAGGCATCGCCTTTCTTCCCAGGTGCTGCGGAGATACTCCCTCTCTGAGGCTCTCCGCCTCCCAGCCCTGAGTGTTTCTCTGAGAGTGGCAGGGTTATAACCGAGCAAACCCAGGGAAGGGGCACTCAGGACTGCTTGCCGAGACGCTTCTCCCATTTGCCAGCAGGGGACAGCAGAACCTTTCTCTGGTTTTCAGGGCCGCCTTTGTAGAGGCTCCTTAACCCGTGTAAACTGTCAAAAGTGTCTGTGTGGCGCAGTGGGGCTGAGATGTCACGTATTCAAGTCTCAGGCTAGGATCAGAGCCCAcggccagcactgactgctggctggcatgggggtggaggggccagGTGTCTGTGTATGGCTGGTACGAGCCCAGGGGTCCCATGGTAGGTAGTAACCTCTGTCCTGACCGGCGTTCCCTCCCAATGAATCAGGCTGCATGTGAGCTCTCCTGGAGTCAGAGGGCTGCTGTGCTTGTCTGTCGTGACCGCACGGCCTGGCTGGGGTACTGCAGGTGGGAGAGACTCCGTATTCCACCAAAGGGGCATTTCGGAGCGTTTTTCCTGTCAGGTGCCACTCTGATGAGATGTGATGTTCTCAGTGGCTTACGCTGGTTGTCAGGGGCTGTGGCCTGTCCTGCGTTCAGCCTGGCTTCGAGCTCAGCAAAGCGAAGCTCCAGGCGGGCTGTTTAAACAAAGGGGTGGAGCTGGTTGGTCAGTAAACGGTCCCAGTTGCAGCCTGAGTGAGGCTCTGTTCTCTCTCTGACCCGTGCAGGCCTGATGATCTCGGGCTTCGCTCAGAGCGGGATGATCCTCGGCAAGGAGGAGTACGTCAGCCGGGCCGGGCGGGCAGCTGACTTCCTGCGAGGCCACCTGTTCGATGTCAGCAGCGGCAGGCTGCTGCGGAGCTGCTACCGGGGCAAAGGCAGCTCGGTGGAGCAGAAGTGAGTGCGGGAGAAGTCGCTCAGCACGGCGTTGGGTGGGAGAGGGTATCGGCACAGAACTAAGGAGGCCGATTGTCTGTCcagtcagtctgtctgtctctttaaTCTGCCTCATCTGTTCTGCTGCATTTGGAAGGTGGCCATTGCTGTGGTGTCTAGGCTCCGGTTTCCGTGAGGAGCAGGTTTTTTGCGTCCCTCTGAGTGTCCTCCACTCCGTTCACAGCCCCCAGCCTTCCCCTTGGGAGCCCTCACGCTGCCCAGCCTGCAGGCTGCCAAAGGGGTCGCCATGACTACACGCCTCGTGGACTGCACTCCCGGCCCTTCTGggtttccccccaccctgctgccagGGAGCGGGAGGCTGACGTTGGCTGGTGCTGCAGGATGTTGCCACTGGTCTCGCGGACTGGCTGGTCGGCTTCAGCGTTGGAACAAGAGAgcagaggagagactgagaagCAGGGTCCCAGCCAGGCCACGCTGGCGTGGCAAGTCCAGACAACTCTGCACAGCTGGAGGGACCCTCTGTCCGGAGGTCTGTCTGGTCCATTGTCCGTATGGCCATGCAGCCATCTGCCTGTGGGTCCGTTCAGCTCTCAGTCCGCCTGCCCCCTCGGGGCTGGGGTTCTGCTCAGAGGGGCAGATGCTGCCAGAGCCTGGGGCAGGTCTGTTTCCCGTATCTGTGTTTGAGGTTAGCTTGATTCAGCTCAGGGTAGATGGGCTCCCAAGAGAGCTCAGAGGAATTAAGGTCAAATCCTCTCCCGGCTCTTTCTTATCTTTACCATTTGAAGATGCCTTcttcccctgctgcctgcagaatgGCAGCTGGGGCTGAGCACTGTAAGCGCCAGTCTATGCACAGATCGAGATTGGACAGGATCGGTAACAAAGCTCCGTTTATCAAGGGCCAGCGCTAGTTGCTGCCCAGAGGGAAACACTCAAAGGCCCTGCTCCAAACAGCTTCTGCTGAATCCCCTACTACCTCGCTAGCCTCCCGCACCGTGTGCCGTACCTTTGACTAtgcctccctctagtggctggccccTCTCAGCCACCCACTGGTGGCAAAAGGTTCTAGTTTAGCTTATGCAGGAGGGGCACGTGCTTTTGTGACAGATCATCCCATTGGCGACCCCTACTGGCATCTAGGAGGCCTTGTTGTGTTTGTTACACGCACCTCCAGAGTGACGCACACCCCAACACATGGTGTAGACATACAGAGAGTGTAGGCAGGGGCAGGCCCAGacgtgaacacacacacacacacacacacacatgtgcccGTGCCtacgagcacacacacacacgtcagtGTATACGGTGCACACATGTGCAAGGACCATGCACATCAGATACAAGTGTGGCCATGGTACCTGCACAGACCCTCACGAAGTACATGCAGGCCCCCTTGGAGTCCAGGCGCAAGGGAGCTGCTGCACGCTCGGAGCTGCTGCACGCTCGGAGCTGCTGCACGCTCGGAGCTGCACAGCACCCCAGCGATGGGCACTTTCTTAATATTTGTCAGCAGCGCCGATGAAACAATGGGACAACTGTGACAACAGACGCCAGTAGCTCCACAATCTGGATGAGCCCCTTGCCCCCCCTTCACTTCTTCCTTCCTTGCCACTGCGCTCTCCTGGGCAAACACAAATTAGGCGTGTGTCAACAGGGAGGAAGACAGTTTGAATGGAAGGTTATTTGCCTGGCTAACGACTGACTGCAGCGTGGGACGGACTGCACATGTGTTTGCCTGGCAGGGCTCCAGGCTTGGAGGCGGTTTGGAGTGTGAATGTGAGGCCAGGGAGATGGGTCCCTAACCATGTTCCATTCAccctccccagcactggggcTTCTGTTTTGGGAGACAGTCTGGTcctcagcagtgctgagcaccctccttTCTCACTGATTTCAGCGGGAATTGAGGGGATCTGACCTTGTGAAGGCAGAGGATCCGGCCCTTTGTATCTGTTTCCATATCCAGGTTGGTACTTTGCTAGTCATGTGGGAGATGGCTGGGGGCCATGTGCCAGCAAGAGGGTATCAGGTTACAAATgacgggccagatcctcagctggtgtaaactggcttaGCTCCAGTAAAGTCAGTCTgcactagctgaagatctggcccaatatcCTTCAGGTCATAAGCTGACCACAAGCTGGGCTTCGGAAGaccccccactgcatggggcaGTGTTCCCCAGCAGCGTGCTCCACGGGAGGAGGGATCATCTGCCTTCCAGTGTTTACAGGGACCACAGACCCATTCCAGTGTGGTGGATCTCATGTTTTtctgtccctcccttccctgACTGTTTTTGCAGTGCTGTTCCCATTCAGGGCTTCCTGGAGGATTATGTCTTTGTGATCCAGGCGCTCTTTGACCTTTACGAGGCCTCACTGAACCAGGGCTGGCTGGAGTGGGCCGTGCAGCTCCAGCGCAAACAAGACGAGCTCTTCTGGGACTCCAAAGGCTTTGCGTATTTCTCCAGCGAGGCTGGGGACTCCTCTCTGCTCCTCCGCTTGAAGGATGGTAAGTGCCTCGTGGAGCCGGGCTGGGCCCCTAGACTCAAGTTGAGAATGAGGAAGTCTTGAGAACTCATCATAAGGTCATGCTGGGCACAGTGGTGTTTATGTGTAGGACCTACAAGAAGCCAGGCTGTCATTTTCTTTAGTTGTAGTCATCGTTTCATCAAGAAGCGGAGAGTGGGATACCCCAGAAGCAGCAGAGTCCTACTCCAGCAGTGCTTTGTGTGGTGGTGCCGGGCATTGGCTCACAAGGAGGAGCTGATATGCAGAGCGTCACATTAGTCATTGCTTGGTTGCAGAGGTCCTTGCAGGCTATCATGGGAATTCTCTGTAGCTTTCCCAGCTTAGACAGTGACCATCCCAGTCAGCTTGGAGCCTGGGTCTCCAGCGTGGCAGTGCAGGCCACTACTCTGCTGCCGTGAGTTGCTGGGGGCCTTGGTAATGTCTTTTAACAAGCAGCCTGGGTTTGATCTCTCCATGGTGAAGTTGAGACAGGGCCCAGGGAAAGATTTCCCAGCCCCGGGATCTTTCATGCTTTGTCTGTGGCCTAGGTCTCAAGGCAGCAGCCTCTCAGACATCTGCCCAGAGTGCATCTCAGagcagcagccctggagaggctgaGCGGTGCCCGGCCCTGACACctagcatgctgacatgctcctTCAGCGGCGTCCTGCTGGCATGCCAGGCAGCCGTGTCCCCATGGCGAGTGCTGCACCCAGGGGTCACTGGGTGGCTTGGCTGACAGGCTCTTGTCTCCCTGTAGATCAAGATGGCGTGGAGCCCAGTGCCAACTCCGTGGCTGTTGCTAACCTGCTCAGGGCAGCCTGTTACTCTGGCAACATGGAGTGGGTGGAGAAAGccgggcagatcctggctgcctTCTCGGAGAGGCTGCTGAAGATCCCCGTGGCCCTGCCAGAGATGGCCCAAGCCACCGTGGCCTTTCACCGCACTCTCAAACAGGTAAGGAGTTTGGCCAGTGGATCTCTGCAGTCAGAGACTcacctgctgctcccccagcacgTCCTGCTCTGTCCTAGCGTAGAGGCCCCTCCCTCATATGTTCGGGGCGCCGGGGGATCTAAGAGAGGGGATGGCGGTGTCTGTGTGAGTTTGCTCTTGCCCATAGGCACATGTCTTTGTGTCTGGGTGTGCAtctggatttgtgtgtgtgtttatgcacGGTTGTGTGTATTTGTGCATATGTGTGCGCTTGTGTATCTATGGGCCTGTGTGTTTGGGCACGAATGCATGCACATGTGTGCCTCTGTATCTGGTGGTTTTGCGGTGTGCGTTTGTGCATGTGCATGCCCGAGTGTTGCTGTGCACGTGTGTGTATTTGGGAGGGGAGATGCCGGAACGGAGATAGCCCTCTTTGGAgcgctgtcccagccctggtgtATGGCAGAGTCAGATGAAAGCAATCCGGTGGTAAGAACATGCCTGTCATCCTTGTCCTTAAGTGGCTTTAGGATCGAATGCAGGTCATGGGCAGATCGGGGGCGGCGTCTCTCCCTCCTGCTTTCCCTTGCTTTAATTGTGTCTCTCTttgtgctgctgaattgctgtgtTCCAAGCCAGCTCTTACAAGGGAGAATCCCGCAGTGCTGGGAAGTGACAGCACAAGGCAGAGGGACTGAGATCTGCCTGGATTTGGCTTCTGAAGGGCTGGCTGTGTGTCTGGGCCCATTgttcctgccctcttccaggtgATTTCTGGGCACCGCTGCCCCGTGGAGTGGTTAGGATTCGGGAGGATGGCTGGGTTTGAAGCCTCGCTAGAGGAGTATTACCCATGCACTGTGCTGTCTGTCTGTGGATTCCAGAGCACCATACAAGCAGTCGTGGAATCTCACTGCTCCCACGCAAGGgaccaccatccccagtccacaGCAGGGGAACGCTGAGTCCCAGAGTGGTGAAGTCACCACAAACCAGGAATCCCGCCCTCTAAACACGAGCCAGGCTTCCTCTCTTCAGTTATGCAGCCTACGTACCGAGCCTCTCTGTGCAGACAGGGGTCCTTAGGCATGCCTCTCCACTCTGTCAGATCGCCAGGGGTGAGGGAGGGCAGTGTCTGAATGGCTGGGGGCTTGTGCGAGAAGCTGTGCAGGCTTAGTCTGAATTGCTGGTGCCCTTGTTGCCCTGGGCTGGCTGGGTGGCGAGGCAGCCACTCCCCAGCGGAGGCACATTGGTTTGTGGCTGGTGGCATGTAccctggggaagggatggagttgtCTGCCTGGCAGCTCCTGTGGGGATATTAGGGTGTATAGGGCTGTAGGACATACCCTTGCATCCCGCAGAAAGCCcccgggagggaggggagagagagcagtgcCCTTCGGAGCCCCTAGCTGGCTGGAGCGTGTGTGCAGCCACGGGCCACGGCTTCCCCATTCGGGAACAACTGGTGGCAATTCTGCTGTGTGTATCCCCAGGAGTCGGATTAGGCTGGTACCATAAGTGACTGACTAGGAGTGACTCTGAAATTGCCCCGTGACCGTTCCATGAACTCCTTTGCTTCTCCATCTGTTTCTGGTTGGTTTGGTCCTTTGCAGGCTTTCTACTCTCTGCCTGTAGGCAGACTAGATGGGTGAGAGGGGAGGGGCAAGGCGGAGATGAATGAATCACAAGGATGAGCGAGCCCATAGCACGGGGATCCCAAAATGCTGCTTACCGCAGGGGAAGGAAAGGGTCATTTCCCCATCACTGacatgcagctacctctggggtgccACACAACAGCAGGGAGACAGCACTCAGCAGCACTACAAAgcagtttgggacaggaagtgaagaacaaTTGAAACAGCATGAATCCAGTCACCAGACTTGGATGCCTTCCTCTCGCTACAGTTCCTTGTGTCCCTCTGCTTTCTGATACGTAGGCCCCACCTAGAACTGCCCCTTGCCATGGTCCGTCTGATACCCCTTGGTCTCTGatacccccttcctgcccctcccctcccctggtctGCCTCTCCCCTGGTTTCTGTCATacctcctccccgcccctctcctcctctggtcTGCCTCTCCCCCGGTATCTGTCTTACCCCCTGcccgcccctccccttccctggtcTCTCTGATACCCTGCCCTCCCCTCATCCTTTCTCTCCTTGAGATCTCTAATAAGGGGCAGGGCAGACAGGTGGGCTAGCTAGAAAGCAGAAGACCTTGTGGTGGTGCTGAGGGCTGGGTGAGGGCTGAGCATTGCTATCCAGGATATTCCTTCCAAAGGGCAGAGCAGGCTGCTGAGCCCTGATATGCTCGTGTCACGCCCCAGGTTAGTGTGCAGGAGACTCCTCCTTGCTGAGCAGGCTGAAAGCAGAGGGCGCATGCATGTGTACACAGGTATCAAGTCAGTCTTGACTGACCCCCCTGCTTGGCTCGCTTGTAATGCTTAGAAGAACCTGGGGCTGCTAATTCACTGTAGGGAGAGAGCCTTCTCGAGCAGGGGAGCCGGCACTCCTGGGGCCACACTGACCCGGCAGCAAGCACACAGGAGAGGCGAGCAAAAGGCAGTGCCACTCGCTCCAGGGTATCCTGCTTTTCTTAATGACAGTGACTTGGAttcctgcctgctccgtgctgatGTAGTTCAACGCCCagccttgggctacttcccccaGTAAGCCTATTCTTACtggttccctgccacagccctctttcAGAACTGTTTTAAGGCCCTTCAGGGCAGAAGGCGGGTTACTGCCCCACTacaggcagatgaaattcagtgttgataaatgcagagtaatgcacattggaaaacataatcccaactatacatataaaatgatggggtctaaattagcggtTACCATTcacaaaagagatcttggagtcattgtggatagttctctgaaaacatccactcagtgggcagcggcagtcagaaaagcaaacagattgttgggaatcattaggagagggataaataataagacagaaaatatcatgttgcctctatataaatccatggtacgcccacatcttgaatactgtatgcagatgtggttgccccatctcaaaaaagatatattggaattggaaaaggttcaaaaaagggcaacaaaaatgattaggggtatgcttagcttccatgtgaggagagattaataagtgggatttttcagcttggaaaaagtgACAACtaaaggggatatgataaaggtctttaaaatcatgactggtgtggagaaagtaaataaggaggtgttatttactccttctcataacacaagaacaagagaccatcaaatgaagttaataggcagctggtttaaaacaaacaaaaggcagtatttcttcacacaatgcacagtcaacccgtggaactctttgccagaggatgttgtgaaggcaaagacactaacagggttcaaaaaagaacaagataaattcatggaggattagccaggatgggcagggatggtgtccctagcctctgttttccagaagctgggaatgggcgacaggatggatcacttgatgattacttgttctgttcatttcccttggtgcacctggcattggccactgtcggtagacaggatactgggttagatggaccttaggtctgacccagtatggctgttcttatgttattttCTCCCATCTCCATCTGGCCTGCACACCCTACCCCACCTTATGGGGTGATCCTGCCTGGCTAAGCCAAGCCAGTGCTAGCATGTGGGAACCCAAGGTTcagctttgagcagagggttggactagatgacctcctgaggtcccttccagccctcagATTCTGTGTTGCTGATTCAGTAGTGGATGCCGTCCCCTTGAGTCAATACTGAACCAGtgtccccacagccccaggctAAGAGGCCCTTTGCTACTGACGGTGCTGTCTGTCAGGTGAGACGTACAATGGGAGCCCTGATCtcttagattattagggttggaagggacctcaggagatcatctagtccaaccccctgctcaaagcaggaccaatccccaactggccccctccaggattgaactcacaatcctgggtttagcaggccaacactcaaaccactgagctatccctctcccctttgTGCTCAGCGATGCCCTCAAGGGCTCTTTGTGCGTGGTGGCTCCAGTTTCCTGACCAGATTCTATCTTGGAATTATATTCTGTGGCCCAGATTCCTCCTGCAGGTTCAGTTGAACGAGATCTTTTTCGTGGCTCGCCCGAAATGTTTGCGGTAGCCTTGCTGAGTGATGTTAAACAGCTGCTTCGTTCCGCCCcaaaagtggctgcatttcagtgatgggggAAGCGATCCCTGAATAGTTTGTCTGTCGGTTCCTAGGCGAAGCGCTTTGGGAtcctgttagtgagagagaagaGCCAGTGGAGCAGatctgcagctggtgtaaatagatGTGGGGAGCCATCCTGATGTGATTCC from Gopherus flavomarginatus isolate rGopFla2 chromosome 12, rGopFla2.mat.asm, whole genome shotgun sequence includes the following:
- the SPATA20 gene encoding spermatogenesis-associated protein 20 isoform X4, with protein sequence MEQESFKNKEIGKILNDNFVCIKVDREERPDVDKVYMTFVQATSSGGGWPMSVWLTPDLKPFIGGTYFPPEDGIYQVGFRTVLLRIADQWKRNKNALLENSQRIMSALLARAEISIKGEDSPPPFPEVMARCFQQLSESYDEEYGGFSEFPKFPTPVNLNFLFTYWALHRASPDGARALQMALHTLKMMAYGGIHDHIAQGFHRYSTDQRWHVPHFEKMLYDQGQLAVAYARAFQISGDDFFADVAADVLLYVSRDLSDRAGGFYSAEDADSYPTAKSKEKREGAFCVWTAEEIRRLLPEPVEGASERKTLADVFMHHYGVKEGGNVSPAKDPHKELRGQNVLIVQYSLELTAARFGLGLEQLKMMLAKSRERLCEARGHRPRPHLDTKMLASWNGLMISGFAQSGMILGKEEYVSRAGRAADFLRGHLFDVSSGRLLRSCYRGKGSSVEQNAVPIQGFLEDYVFVIQALFDLYEASLNQGWLEWAVQLQRKQDELFWDSKGFAYFSSEAGDSSLLLRLKDDQDGVEPSANSVAVANLLRAACYSGNMEWVEKAGQILAAFSERLLKIPVALPEMAQATVAFHRTLKQLLQGRIPQCWEVTAQGRGTEICLDLASEGLAVCLGPLFLPSSRLLSAAPQKEKILKICSAVSTPSSLQTRYPLHNLPDSRRAHRLVLLPCLSSHLALALCSLLDS
- the SPATA20 gene encoding spermatogenesis-associated protein 20 isoform X3 produces the protein MATGGKSSRSSIHRYTNRLINEKSPYLLQHAHNPVDWYPWGQEAFDKAKKENKLIFLSVGYSTCHWCHVMEQESFKNKEIGKILNDNFVCIKVDREERPDVDKVYMTFVQATSSGGGWPMSVWLTPDLKPFIGGTYFPPEDGIYQVGFRTVLLRIADQWKRNKNALLENSQRIMSALLARAEISIKGEDSPPPFPEVMARCFQQLSESYDEEYGGFSEFPKFPTPVNLNFLFTYWALHRASPDGARALQMALHTLKMMAYGGIHDHIAQGFHRYSTDQRWHVPHFEKMLYDQGQLAVAYARAFQISGDDFFADVAADVLLYVSRDLSDRAGGFYSAEDADSYPTAKSKEKREGAFCVWTAEEIRRLLPEPVEGASERKTLADVFMHHYGVKEGGNVSPAKDPHKELRGQNVLIVQYSLELTAARFGLGLEQLKMMLAKSRERLCEARGHRPRPHLDTKMLASWNGLMISGFAQSGMILGKEEYVSRAGRAADFLRGHLFDVSSGRLLRSCYRGKGSSVEQNAVPIQGFLEDYVFVIQALFDLYEASLNQGWLEWAVQLQRKQDELFWDSKGFAYFSSEAGDSSLLLRLKDDQDGVEPSANSVAVANLLRAACYSGNMEWVEKAGQILAAFSERLLKIPVALPEMAQATVAFHRTLKQLLQGRIPQCWEVTAQGRGTEICLDLASEGLAVCLGPLFLPSSRLLSAAPQKEKILKICSAVSTPSSLQTRYPLHNLPDSRRAHRLVLLPCLSSHLALALCSLLDS